A stretch of the Comamonas testosteroni TK102 genome encodes the following:
- a CDS encoding MFS transporter: MLSVLKNRTYRHLFAAQVIALVGTGLMTVALGLLAYDLAGANAGAVLGTALAIKMLAYVGVAPVAQAFADRLPRRSLLVALDLVRASVALCLPFVSEIWQIYLLIFVLQAASAGFTPTFQATIPDILPDEDEYTKALSLSRLAYDLESLISPMLAAALLTVISFHNLFAGTVLGFLVSAALVVSVRLPTTVPGPCRGIWDRTTRGTRIYLATPRLRGLLAISLAVAAAGSMVIVNTVVIVKARFGLGESEVAWALAAFGGGSMVAAFALPRLLDKIADRPVMIAGATMLVVGTAAGAMIPTYAVLVVIWLVVGFGYSVAQTPSGRLLRRSAHPEDRPAVFAAQFALSHACWLICYPLAGRFGAAFGLQSTFIIMSLIGLVGVGLALWLWPASDSSDIAHDHLPPDHPHLREQADRGGHRHPMIVDDLHRDWARI, translated from the coding sequence ATGCTCTCCGTCCTGAAGAACCGTACCTATCGTCACCTGTTCGCCGCTCAGGTGATTGCGCTTGTCGGCACCGGCCTGATGACGGTGGCCCTTGGCCTGCTTGCCTACGATCTGGCCGGGGCGAATGCCGGCGCGGTACTCGGGACGGCACTCGCAATCAAGATGCTGGCCTATGTCGGAGTCGCCCCGGTCGCGCAGGCGTTCGCCGACCGGCTGCCGCGACGGTCGTTGCTCGTTGCCCTTGACCTAGTACGAGCATCCGTTGCGCTCTGCCTGCCCTTTGTCAGCGAAATCTGGCAAATCTATCTGCTGATCTTCGTCTTGCAGGCGGCGTCCGCAGGCTTCACGCCGACCTTTCAAGCCACTATCCCGGACATCCTTCCCGACGAAGACGAGTACACGAAAGCACTGTCGCTTTCCCGGCTGGCCTACGATTTGGAAAGCCTGATTTCCCCGATGCTGGCCGCCGCGCTACTGACGGTCATCAGCTTCCACAACCTGTTTGCCGGAACGGTTCTCGGCTTCCTCGTGTCAGCCGCGCTTGTGGTCAGCGTGAGGCTTCCCACAACCGTTCCCGGCCCGTGTCGTGGCATATGGGATCGTACTACGCGGGGCACGCGCATTTACCTCGCCACGCCGCGCCTTCGGGGTCTGCTGGCGATCAGCCTCGCTGTGGCAGCAGCGGGGTCAATGGTGATCGTGAACACGGTGGTCATCGTGAAGGCACGCTTTGGCCTGGGCGAATCCGAGGTAGCGTGGGCGCTGGCGGCCTTCGGAGGCGGGTCGATGGTTGCGGCCTTCGCGCTGCCTCGCCTGCTCGACAAGATTGCTGATCGACCTGTCATGATTGCGGGAGCGACGATGCTGGTTGTGGGAACGGCAGCCGGGGCAATGATTCCGACCTATGCCGTTCTGGTGGTGATCTGGTTGGTGGTCGGCTTCGGCTACAGCGTGGCGCAAACACCTTCCGGCCGGCTGTTGCGCCGCTCCGCTCATCCCGAGGATCGCCCCGCGGTCTTTGCCGCGCAATTCGCCCTGTCCCATGCGTGTTGGCTCATTTGCTATCCCTTGGCCGGTCGCTTCGGCGCTGCCTTTGGGCTGCAATCGACCTTCATCATCATGTCGCTGATTGGTCTTGTCGGAGTGGGACTGGCGCTGTGGCTCTGGCCCGCTAGTGATTCTTCCGACATCGCCCACGATCATCTACCGCCAGATCATCCTCACTTGCGCGAACAAGCAGACCGAGGCGGGCACCGTCATCCCATGATCGTTGACGATCTGCACCGGGACTGGGCGCGCATTTAA
- a CDS encoding metal-sensing transcriptional repressor: MNATHKHSTHPDLVKRLKRADGHLRHVIGMIESGESCLDIARQLAAVESAVTAAKRVLIHDHIDHCLAHDEDSVLTEMKALTKLL; encoded by the coding sequence ATGAACGCGACACACAAGCACTCAACCCATCCCGATCTCGTGAAGCGGCTGAAACGCGCCGATGGTCATCTTCGGCACGTCATAGGGATGATCGAAAGTGGCGAATCCTGTCTCGACATCGCCCGCCAGCTCGCGGCGGTGGAAAGCGCGGTGACGGCCGCAAAGCGCGTCCTGATCCACGACCACATCGACCATTGCCTGGCCCATGACGAAGACTCCGTTTTGACCGAAATGAAGGCACTGACCAAACTGCTCTGA
- a CDS encoding PDDEXK nuclease domain-containing protein — protein sequence MNTRRSSAASSAAPSALLGDIRALIEAARKRAASTVNSELTMLYWRIGQRIRTHVLDGRRGAYGKEVLPTLAAQLVKEYGGSFAEQNLRRMVQFAATFPDEQILVSLIRELSWTHFIALIPLKDPLQRDYYAQMASAERWSVRTLRERIDSMLYERTALSQKPGETIAHELATMRDAQRMSPALVMRDPYILDFLGLRDTWQEGDLEAAIIREMESFLLELGAGFSFVARQKRIQIDGEDFHLDLLFYNRKLRRLVAVELKVGEFKAAFKGQMELYLRWLDKHEREPEEASPLGIILCTGKKREQIELLELDKSGIHVAEYLTALPPRGVLVERLQQATQRAQLQLEQRKTDNE from the coding sequence GACATTCGGGCACTGATCGAGGCGGCGCGCAAGCGCGCCGCCTCGACGGTGAATAGCGAGCTGACGATGCTCTACTGGCGCATCGGCCAGCGCATCCGCACGCACGTCTTGGACGGACGCCGGGGCGCCTACGGCAAGGAAGTCCTGCCCACCCTGGCGGCGCAGTTGGTGAAGGAGTACGGCGGCAGTTTTGCCGAGCAGAACCTGCGCCGCATGGTGCAGTTCGCGGCCACCTTCCCCGACGAGCAGATTCTCGTATCACTGATACGAGAATTGAGCTGGACGCACTTCATCGCCCTGATCCCGCTGAAAGACCCGCTCCAGCGGGACTATTACGCGCAGATGGCGAGCGCCGAACGCTGGAGCGTCCGGACGCTGCGCGAGCGCATCGACTCGATGCTGTACGAGCGCACGGCGCTGTCTCAAAAGCCGGGCGAGACGATCGCGCACGAGCTGGCGACGATGCGCGATGCGCAGCGCATGTCGCCCGCCCTGGTCATGCGCGACCCGTACATCCTCGACTTCCTGGGGCTGCGGGACACTTGGCAGGAAGGCGACTTGGAGGCGGCGATCATCCGCGAAATGGAGTCGTTCTTGTTGGAGCTGGGCGCGGGTTTCAGCTTCGTGGCCCGGCAGAAGCGCATCCAGATCGACGGCGAGGATTTCCACCTCGACCTGCTGTTTTACAACCGCAAGCTGCGGCGGCTGGTGGCAGTGGAGTTGAAGGTCGGCGAGTTCAAGGCAGCTTTCAAGGGACAGATGGAGCTTTATCTTCGCTGGCTGGACAAGCACGAACGGGAGCCGGAGGAAGCCTCGCCGCTGGGGATCATCCTTTGCACCGGCAAGAAGCGCGAGCAGATCGAATTGCTGGAGTTGGACAAGTCGGGCATCCACGTCGCCGAGTACCTGACCGCCTTGCCGCCGAGGGGCGTGCTGGTGGAGCGGCTGCAACAAGCAACGCAACGGGCGCAGTTGCAGCTCGAGCAGCGCAAGACCGACAACGAATAG